The DNA segment GCCTGGCCGGCGCGCCCCCGGTGGCGGCTGGGCGCGCGTGGCTGTTGTCGCTGCACGCGGTGGGCGCGTTGATCGTATTTGGCCTGGCGGCCAGGCGGGCGCGCGGTGGTCGCGATGATTGAACGAAAGTGGTCGATGCGGCGACAGTACAGGCATGCGCCTCTTCACTTGTGGGTTGATGATCATCGCCGGGCCGCTGGCCGCCGGGCCCATCGGCCTGGCGGCGGCCGCCGGTGAAGCCGGGCCGCCGCTGCTGGTGGCGGTCGAGGCCGAGCCGGGCTTCGACCTGGACGCCCAGGAGATCCGCAAAGCGATCGGCGCCGAGCTGGGCCGAAAAATCGTCTCGCCCACCGAGGACGAACGCGACCTGTTGGCGGCGCTGCGCGCACAAGCGCTGGACGCCCTGGCGCGGGTCTTCGATCGGTGGCACCAGCGGGTGCGGGTGCTGGCGCGCCGCCTCTTGGGGGACGAGGCAGCCGCCGAGGACGTCGTTCAAGAAGTGTTCACGTCGTTGCCGCGCGCGGTCCGTCGGTTTCGCGGCGAGGTCGGGCTGCAAGCGTTCGTGCTGGCCATCGCCGTCAAGCGCGCGCGCCATCATCGCCGGGCGGCGTTTCGCCGGCGCCGGGCCCTGGCCCGACTTGATCAGCAACTGATGGTCGCCGCCG comes from the Polyangia bacterium genome and includes:
- a CDS encoding sigma-70 family RNA polymerase sigma factor, which gives rise to MRLFTCGLMIIAGPLAAGPIGLAAAAGEAGPPLLVAVEAEPGFDLDAQEIRKAIGAELGRKIVSPTEDERDLLAALRAQALDALARVFDRWHQRVRVLARRLLGDEAAAEDVVQEVFTSLPRAVRRFRGEVGLQAFVLAIAVKRARHHRRAAFRRRRALARLDQQLMVAAAGGSTPERDFYRMQLGERLALALDRLPHAQRVSFVLCEVEGLTAGEAAAIVDVPEPTVRTRLFHARKKLRDLLTPERAE